The Anguilla anguilla isolate fAngAng1 chromosome 2, fAngAng1.pri, whole genome shotgun sequence genome contains the following window.
CTCAtggtaaacaaatgaaaaaaagcactCTTGTAGGGTAACCTTGTCTGatacatttatgaatgaaaaatctCTTGAGATTTACAACTTGCTAGACATGCAGctgttgttttttggaaaatgttttttttattatttttttttaaaatcatataacTGAATCTCTGTcttcacaataaaaataagaagcCAACAGCAATTGAGTTATCTTCTTTTTAACCAATCCTGAACGAAAAAGTAGAGTAAAATTAATTGTTCAttgttctatttttgttttgaagcaGGCCCTATCACATGGATTTATGGATAGTCTACCCCCGGATATATTATATGTGCGTGTTTTTAGACGGATAAATGTGTTGTAGATATGTTGCAGATTAATTATAGATGAGGCTTGCTGGTCCCACAGATCCTGGATGCGTCCACACTCAGCTACAGCACGCGGTTTAAGTGCTTCATCGCCTGTTTCGCCTGCGGGGTCCTTTCCTCCATCCTGGTCAGCAAAACCTGTTCTCCTCTGCTTTCTTATACACTctcacatttatattgcatttacatttatttactattatttttgtttctggtgAGTACATGTACTTACCCATCCAAGCCATTTGAGAAATTAATTTAGTAAGGTCTCAGCATCTGTAAGAAACCTTGCTTAGAGTAATTTTTCAAGTGATGTAGTGATGCAGCATATTGCTGAGTTGATGGCTGCTTGTTGTAAAGGTTGGTGGCTACTCAGTGAATGTACTAgtattcaaaaaatgaatgacgTGTTACATTTACCACTAGGTGGTATAAAGAATGGAAACTCTGAACTCAAATGGCAGGCATTAGACAAATGTGTAAATGGCATGTAATCATTGTAATCACCTGTGTAAACGGCATGTAATCATTGTAGTATTCATTTAGGTTGTATTGCAAATCTCGCACTTTGAAAACAACAGTTAATCAGTTAATGGAGTGTGAATGGGGTAGTGCGGTGTACTGTAACAGTGTGAATGGGGTGTTGGTATACTGTAATTGAGTGTGCATGGGTTTTAGTATAATGTAATGGTGTTAATTGGGGGTTGGTGTACTGTAATTCCAATTAATTGGGATATTAGTGTCCTTATAACAGTGTAGATGAGGTGTTGGCCTACTGTAAGTGAATATAATTGGACTATTCGTCTAGTGTAGCAGCATTTAAATGGGGTGTTGGTACAAAGAGTTATAATACtgtattttactgctgtttattTGCACAGGGGACTGCATTGCTTTTCTTACCAAAAGGCACTCAGCTCTTCGCAGTTTTCTACACACTTGGAAATGTTGCAGCCTTACTAAGGTAACACTTTGCTTTCTGTaatgattatttattgaaaGTTAACATGTACAACTGaatgtgcagtttaaaaaaaaaaaactatcttctctctctctcactcactcactctcgcACTCACTGGCTTCCTCCTTAGTACCTGTTTCCTGATGGGTCCGCTGAAACAGTTGAAAAGAATGTTTGAACCAACCCGGTTGCTGGCGACATGTGTGATGCTGGTATGCTATTTACAGTATGCTATGcttaaaaacaattcaaatccatgataaagatgagcagtgtaaatataaaagaaaattgGGCAAAAATTGTGCCTCCATGCACAGTGAATCTCGCTCAAAATCTACCATCAGGTGCCACCTCCATGCCAGTAAGCTTTTTGGAAAGGTTGCCAGAAAAAAACTCACTATTGAAGACAttgaacaagaataataaatacagtttgctaaaaaccATTGGAACTTGCAGTTTGAACTGGGTGTCAACTGAGACCAAAATTAGCTTGGCTtttcaaaaattttatttacttgCTGCAGGTTTGGCATTGGAAAGAAGATTCTTATGTTGAACGGAGTGTCTTACCTacagtgaaatatggtggtggatctttGATGTTATGAGGTTGTATTGCATCGAATGGTCCTGGATCTCTTGTAAGATCAAAGGAATCATAGACTCCAGCAAGTCCCAAGACATTCTGGCCTCAAACCTGggtcagcaagacaatgatcctgAGTATACATAAAAATCAAGCAAGACATGATAAACAAACTGCAAAATTAATGTTCTGCAATGACCATCTGTCTCCAGACATGAATCCAGTCAAAGGTTTTGGATTAGATTTAAAGAGTCATTCCACAAGGACAGAAAAAAGGATCCGGAGGATCTTCAgataaattgttttttctctGAGCAATTGCATTTTGTATGAAGGCATATAATATTCCCATTACCTgtataattcattttatatagACTTTGCTCATCTTTACCAAGACTATGAATAATTTTTGGAGGAAAAAGCAAGGCTGTCCAATCTTGTTCAAAaatggctggtgtgggtgcagatttttgATTTAGCcaagcactatgacacctgattcaattTAATAATCATGGTCTCAATTAAGAGCTTCATAAGTAGAGTCAgatgtcttagtgctgggctaaaacaaaaaccacgttggccctttttggataagttTGCACACTCCTGgtgtaaaatgtatattaacACTCTTCAAATCTGTTCATGTCTTCATAAATGGCTTGCGAATAGATTGACCTGGGTGTTTTACAGAGATGAAGTAACACTCTCCATCAGTTATGACATCACTGAACCATTGGGTTTACAGAACAGACCTCAGAAACACTACTGGGATCAGTCTTTAAGCAGCATATACAACTTCCCtcacacatatgctcacacaagcacacgcatgcacaaacatacccaatcacacacacatacacacacccatgtgtgcacacactcatggaCACACATGTGTATGATCAGTTTAAACAACAGGTAGATGTGTAAGGAAGTTAACAGCACTGAAGGATTAGGATTCAGCCCTGAGTTGCTGATTAATTTTGAAATTCACCTGGCAGCACATACAACTTGTTGCTTGGTCtcaacacaaatatatatataaactcttCTTCCCTTGTGCCCTCAGCTTTGCCTGATTCTGACACTGTGTTCAGTCTTCTGGGTAAGAATGCCCTCTCACTACTGTATCAGATATCCATAAAAGCAGGATGAGCCAATATCAGTTCCTGTGTTCCTCTCTGAGCTTATGAGTATTCATATCAAGTCTGGAATACACAATAGGATGACAGGTTcttgttttcatatttaaaaaaaaaatcctatgaCAGTAGAACTTTAAGCAATACTAAAATGATATTA
Protein-coding sequences here:
- the LOC118221670 gene encoding vesicle transport protein SFT2A-like — protein: MDKLRRVLGGQDEEDQGGLTEILDASTLSYSTRFKCFIACFACGVLSSILGTALLFLPKGTQLFAVFYTLGNVAALLSTCFLMGPLKQLKRMFEPTRLLATCVMLLCLILTLCSVFWWQKKGLAILFCILQFLAMSWYSISYIPFARDAVMKCFTTCLN